Proteins encoded in a region of the Panicum hallii strain FIL2 chromosome 3, PHallii_v3.1, whole genome shotgun sequence genome:
- the LOC112886161 gene encoding zinc transporter 7-like, giving the protein MALAGVRRHAGQFLSTSNELMAASLSTASCAKEMQKAEGGGCRDDAAALRLKEVAMAAILVAGVLGVGLPLAGRKRRAMRTDSAAFMAAKAFAAGVILATGFVHMLHDAQHALSSPCLPAVPWRRFPFPGFVAMAAALATLVLDFLATRFYETKHRDEAARVKAAAAAALAAASSASASDEDITVVTVVEDERKAPLLETHCHGHSHGHRHSHSHGHELVQAEGREGDVSEHVRSVVVSQILEMGIVSHSVIIGLSLGVSRSPCTIRPLVAALSFHQFFEGFALGGCIAQAQFKNLSAVLMASFFAITTPAGIAAGAGLSTFYNPNSPRALVIEGILDSVSAGILIYMSLVDLIAADFLGSKMTGSLRQQVMAYIALFLGAISMSSLAIWA; this is encoded by the exons ATGGCTCTCGCCGGCGTACGCCGGCACGCCGGCCAGTTCTTGAGCACCAGCAATG AGCTCATGGCGGCGTCGCTCTCGACGGCGAGCTGCGCGAAGGAGATGCAGAAGGCGGAGGGGGGCGGGTGCCGCGACgacgcggcggcgctgcggctcAAGGAGGTGGCCATGGCGGCGATACTGGTGGCCGGGGTGCTCGGGGTGGGCCTGCCGCTCGCGGGCCGGAAGCGCCGCGCGATGCGCACGGACAGCGCCGCGTTCATGGCGGCCAAGGCGTTCGCGGCCGGGGTCATCCTCGCCACGGGGTTCGTCCACATGCTGCACGACGCCCAGCACGCGCTCTCCAGCCCATGCCTCCCCGCCGTGCCGTGGCGACGGTTCCCGTTCCCCGGGTTcgtcgccatggccgccgcgctCGCCACGCTGGTGCTCGACTTCCTCGCCACCAGGTTCTACGAGACCAAGCACCGCGACGAGGCCGCGCGCGTCAAGGCAGCCGCAGCAGCCGCGCTcgccgcggcctcctccgcGTCAGCGAGTGACGAGGACATCACCGTGGTCACCGTCGTCGAGGACGAGCGCAAGGCCCCGCTCTTGGAAACGCACTGCCACGGACACTCGCACGGACACAGACACAGCCACAGCCATGGGCACGAGCTGGTACAAGCAGAGGGCCGCGAGGGGGATGTGTCCGAGCATGTCCGCTCTGTCGTCGTGTCACAG ATACTGGAGATGGGGATAGTGTCTCACTCTGTGATCATCGGGTTGTCACTGGGAGTATCGCGGAGCCCGTGCACAATCAGGCCACTTGTCGCGGCACTTTCTTTCCACCAGTTCTTCGAGGGTTTTgcattaggcgggtgcattgcTCAG GCACAATTCAAGAACCTTTCAGCGGTTCTAATGGCATCCTTCTTTGCCATTACAACACCGGCAGGGATAGCTGCTGGGGCAGGCTTGTCCACATTTTACAATCCAAATAGCCCGAGGGCTCTTGTGATTGAGGGCATTCTTGATTCGGTGTCGGCCGGCATCCTCATATACATGTCGCTGGTGGATCTCATTGCTGCAGACTTCTTGGGTTCAAAGATGACAGGGTCGCTGCGACAGCAAGTGATGGCATACATCGCACTGTTCCTTGGTGCAATCTCCATGTCATCACTTGCAATATGGGCTTGA